In Flammeovirgaceae bacterium 311, one DNA window encodes the following:
- a CDS encoding hypothetical protein (COG0136 Aspartate-semialdehyde dehydrogenase) yields the protein MLMLVANKPKIKKKQKQKDRKNLFARVEAMFRMQRLFDEGVPVRYFPFGIFLMLILLTYIGNNHYAERMQRKIQRLESEVEDLRADYTTLKADYMFSSKQSEVARKVQPMGIIESQQPPIKLILSDDED from the coding sequence ATGTTGATGTTAGTAGCAAACAAACCAAAAATTAAAAAGAAGCAAAAGCAGAAGGATCGCAAGAACCTGTTTGCCCGTGTGGAAGCCATGTTCCGCATGCAGCGCCTTTTTGATGAGGGTGTACCGGTACGTTATTTTCCTTTTGGTATCTTTCTGATGCTGATACTGCTTACCTATATTGGTAACAACCACTATGCCGAGCGCATGCAGCGCAAAATTCAGCGGCTGGAGAGCGAGGTAGAAGACCTTCGCGCCGACTACACCACCCTGAAAGCCGACTATATGTTTTCCAGCAAGCAGTCGGAAGTGGCCCGTAAGGTACAGCCCATGGGCATTATTGAAAGTCAGCAACCACCAATCAAACTAATACTTTCAGACGATGAAGATTAA
- a CDS encoding response regulator receiver protein (COG3279 Response regulator of the LytR/AlgR family) has protein sequence MLKIWNKPCPVQTGVPYIMRTSLLVGLFVALFLFFFQPFGIHAVPTQNQYPILAGYGLITSCVMLLYGGSLSMYMRQHPERESQWTVKRQIVYVLLQISTIAGANFYYSAAIGMIPFSLEGLLFFIGVTFAVGLFPTITLTLYGYTHYLKTHIAIAEATNLQLEHRPDPATPEAGTRTLQLTGENKTEAIDLDLKRLLFIAAAGNYAELHLRKDKKEQKILLRSSLSRLEDQLQGEPDIARCHRSYLVNLEQVVHVSGNAQGYLLHLRESELTVPVGRSFARKILDKIGR, from the coding sequence ATGTTAAAGATCTGGAACAAGCCCTGTCCGGTGCAAACGGGCGTGCCTTACATCATGCGCACATCCCTGCTGGTAGGGTTGTTTGTAGCGCTGTTTCTGTTCTTTTTTCAGCCATTTGGCATTCATGCTGTTCCCACCCAAAACCAGTACCCTATTCTTGCCGGTTATGGTTTAATTACCAGCTGTGTAATGCTGCTCTATGGCGGCAGTTTATCCATGTATATGAGACAGCATCCGGAGAGAGAATCGCAATGGACAGTTAAACGACAAATCGTGTATGTGCTTTTACAAATCAGTACCATTGCAGGTGCCAACTTCTATTATAGTGCTGCCATCGGCATGATCCCGTTCAGCTTAGAAGGTCTGCTCTTTTTTATAGGAGTAACCTTTGCCGTTGGATTGTTTCCCACCATTACGCTTACACTTTACGGCTACACCCATTATCTGAAAACTCATATTGCCATTGCCGAAGCTACCAATCTGCAACTGGAGCACAGGCCTGATCCTGCTACTCCTGAAGCAGGAACCAGAACCCTTCAGCTAACAGGGGAAAATAAAACGGAAGCCATAGACCTGGACCTGAAAAGGCTGCTGTTTATTGCTGCGGCAGGCAACTATGCCGAACTGCACCTGCGGAAAGACAAAAAGGAACAGAAAATTTTATTGCGAAGCAGCCTAAGCCGACTGGAAGATCAGCTGCAGGGAGAACCCGACATTGCCCGCTGCCACCGCTCTTACCTGGTTAACCTGGAGCAGGTGGTGCATGTATCCGGAAATGCACAGGGCTACCTGCTGCATCTGAGGGAGAGCGAACTGACCGTGCCGGTAGGAAGATCTTTTGCCCGAAAAATCCTGGATAAAATTGGTCGTTAA
- a CDS encoding mraz protein (COG2001 Uncharacterized protein conserved in bacteria), translating to MLPARIKSALPSSATDELVLRRGFEPCLVVYPYTEYKKIFSKIASLNEFNEEYRTLQRNFFRGNVQVELDNSGRLLIPKTMMKYADLDKDVIVVGMGNRFELWNPVKYEDYLIQDRDEFSKLAEKYLSE from the coding sequence ATGCTGCCCGCCCGCATCAAATCCGCACTACCAAGTTCGGCAACGGATGAGCTTGTGCTTCGCCGGGGGTTTGAACCGTGTCTGGTGGTCTATCCCTATACTGAATACAAAAAGATCTTTTCCAAGATTGCTTCTCTAAATGAGTTCAATGAAGAGTACAGAACGCTTCAGCGGAATTTCTTTAGAGGTAATGTGCAGGTGGAACTGGATAACAGCGGTCGCCTGCTTATTCCAAAGACTATGATGAAGTATGCCGATCTTGACAAAGATGTAATTGTAGTAGGAATGGGTAATCGCTTTGAATTATGGAATCCGGTTAAGTACGAGGATTACCTGATTCAGGACAGAGACGAGTTTAGTAAATTAGCAGAAAAGTATCTTTCAGAATAA
- the murE gene encoding UDP-N-acetylmuramoylalanyl-D-glutamate--2,6-diaminopimelate ligase (COG0769 UDP-N-acetylmuramyl tripeptide synthase), giving the protein MPILQNILYKINLKAVSGPTDISILDVTFDSRQVGPGSLFVAVKGTQSDGHDYIEKAIEKGAAAIIAETLPRPLPEGITWVQVVNSGTALGIAAANFYDNPSEKLTIVAVTGTNGKTTTATLLFRLFRALGYSSGLLSTVCNYINDNEVQATHTTPDALQLQRLLAKMVAEGCTHCFMEASSHAIVQQRLSGLKLSGAIFSNITHDHLDYHQTFDAYIEAKKGLFDMLPKDAWALTNIDDKRGMVMLQNTRAAKHTYALKKPADYKAKLLSNTLQGLELDVDGKVVWFKLIGDFNAYNLLSVYAAAMLMGEDADEVLTQLSSISTAPGRFEQVATGSDIIAVVDYAHTPDALENVLKTIAGFRTGNEQVITVVGCGGNRDKEKRPLMAEIAANLSDRVVLTSDNPRNEEPAQIVADMQKGIGPINTRKVLSILDRKEAIRTACMLACPGDIILVAGKGHETYQEIAGVKHPFDDRQVLAEILREVRS; this is encoded by the coding sequence ATGCCAATTCTACAGAATATTCTGTATAAGATAAATTTAAAGGCTGTAAGTGGCCCAACTGATATCAGCATACTGGATGTAACCTTCGACTCCAGGCAGGTGGGCCCCGGCAGCCTGTTTGTGGCTGTGAAAGGAACACAGAGCGATGGCCACGACTATATCGAAAAAGCCATTGAAAAAGGAGCAGCTGCGATTATAGCTGAAACGCTGCCGCGCCCCCTGCCCGAGGGCATTACCTGGGTGCAGGTGGTGAACTCCGGCACTGCGCTGGGCATTGCTGCTGCCAATTTTTACGATAATCCTTCAGAGAAATTAACCATCGTGGCGGTTACCGGCACCAATGGTAAAACCACCACAGCTACTTTATTATTCAGGCTCTTTCGGGCGCTGGGGTATTCCTCCGGTTTGCTTTCTACGGTATGCAATTACATCAATGATAATGAAGTACAGGCTACCCACACCACGCCGGATGCACTGCAGCTTCAGCGGCTGCTGGCAAAAATGGTAGCCGAGGGTTGTACCCACTGCTTTATGGAGGCTTCCTCGCATGCCATCGTGCAGCAGCGCTTAAGCGGGCTGAAGCTGAGTGGTGCCATCTTCTCCAATATTACACACGATCACCTGGACTACCACCAGACTTTTGATGCTTACATAGAGGCGAAAAAGGGTTTGTTCGACATGCTTCCCAAAGACGCCTGGGCGCTTACTAATATTGATGACAAGCGTGGAATGGTTATGCTGCAGAACACCAGGGCTGCCAAACATACTTACGCACTGAAAAAGCCTGCTGATTACAAGGCAAAGCTTCTCAGCAATACCCTGCAGGGCCTGGAACTGGATGTGGATGGCAAAGTGGTGTGGTTTAAACTGATTGGTGATTTTAATGCCTATAACCTGCTTTCGGTATATGCTGCAGCCATGTTGATGGGAGAGGATGCTGATGAGGTACTAACCCAGCTTAGCAGCATTTCCACTGCTCCCGGCAGGTTTGAGCAGGTGGCAACCGGTTCTGATATAATTGCCGTGGTAGACTACGCCCATACGCCCGATGCACTGGAAAATGTTCTGAAAACCATTGCCGGTTTCCGCACCGGAAACGAGCAGGTGATTACTGTGGTTGGTTGTGGTGGAAACCGCGATAAAGAAAAGCGACCCCTGATGGCTGAAATTGCCGCCAATCTGAGCGATCGTGTAGTGTTGACCTCAGATAATCCGCGAAACGAGGAGCCGGCCCAGATCGTTGCCGATATGCAGAAGGGTATTGGGCCAATCAACACCAGAAAAGTACTAAGTATTCTGGACCGGAAAGAAGCCATCCGCACCGCCTGCATGCTGGCCTGTCCGGGAGATATTATTCTTGTGGCCGGAAAGGGACATGAGACATATCAGGAGATTGCAGGAGTAAAGCATCCCTTCGATGATCGTCAGGTTCTGGCAGAAATCTTACGTGAAGTCAGGTCTTAG
- the mraY gene encoding phospho-N-acetylmuramoyl-pentapeptide-transferase (COG0472 UDP-N-acetylmuramyl pentapeptide phosphotransferase/UDP-N-acetylglucosamine-1-phosphate transferase), whose protein sequence is MLYYIFDYLEREFDLIGAQVFQYISFRAGGAAFLSLIISLLIGKRIIRYLQKRQIGEIVRNLGLQGQIEKKGTPTMGGIIIIAAIVIPSLLFAQLDNIYVILMIVATLWMGFIGFLDDYIKVFRKNKEGLAGKFKVVGQVGLGLIVGLTLYFHNDVVIREFIRDPLVVEVEGEPEPEPITTKTPYRDIKSTITTIPFVKDNSFNYSNILPAEYGNYTWLVYVLIVIFIVTAVSNGANITDGIDGLAAGVSAIIGLTLAIFAYVSGNVIFSDYLNIMYLPNTGELVVFCAAFVGACIGFLWFNAYPAQVFMGDTGSLSLGGIIAVLAFALRKEWLIPILCGIFLVENLSVMMQVSYFKYTKKKYGEGRRIFKMSPLHHHYQKMDYHESKIVSRFWIVGILLAIITLTTLKLR, encoded by the coding sequence ATGCTGTATTACATTTTTGATTATCTTGAGAGAGAGTTTGACCTGATCGGTGCACAGGTTTTTCAGTATATTTCCTTTAGGGCGGGCGGTGCCGCGTTTCTGTCACTCATCATCAGCCTGCTGATTGGTAAGCGAATTATCCGCTATCTGCAGAAAAGACAAATAGGTGAGATTGTGCGTAACCTGGGTTTGCAGGGCCAAATTGAAAAAAAAGGTACACCAACCATGGGTGGTATTATTATTATTGCCGCCATTGTTATTCCCTCTCTGCTATTTGCTCAGTTGGATAATATCTATGTGATCCTGATGATCGTAGCCACCCTCTGGATGGGCTTCATTGGCTTTCTGGACGACTATATTAAGGTTTTCCGTAAAAATAAAGAAGGCCTGGCCGGCAAGTTTAAAGTGGTGGGTCAGGTTGGCTTGGGGCTAATCGTGGGGCTTACGCTTTACTTCCATAACGATGTGGTGATCCGCGAATTTATTCGCGATCCGCTGGTGGTAGAGGTGGAGGGAGAGCCGGAGCCGGAGCCCATCACCACCAAAACTCCCTATCGGGATATCAAAAGTACCATAACCACCATTCCCTTTGTAAAAGACAATTCCTTCAATTACAGCAATATACTTCCTGCGGAGTATGGAAATTACACCTGGCTGGTCTATGTGCTGATTGTAATCTTCATTGTTACGGCCGTTTCGAACGGGGCGAATATTACCGATGGCATCGATGGGCTGGCAGCAGGGGTCTCGGCCATCATAGGGCTTACACTCGCCATCTTTGCCTATGTATCGGGTAACGTAATCTTCTCAGATTACCTCAACATCATGTACCTGCCCAATACCGGCGAGCTGGTGGTTTTCTGTGCTGCATTTGTAGGTGCCTGTATCGGGTTTCTCTGGTTCAATGCTTATCCGGCCCAGGTGTTCATGGGCGATACAGGGAGCCTTTCACTTGGCGGCATTATTGCCGTGCTTGCTTTTGCCCTGCGCAAAGAGTGGCTTATTCCTATCCTCTGCGGCATTTTCCTGGTAGAAAACCTGTCAGTGATGATGCAGGTGAGCTACTTTAAATACACCAAAAAGAAATACGGCGAAGGTCGGCGCATTTTCAAAATGTCGCCCCTGCACCACCACTACCAGAAGATGGACTACCACGAAAGTAAAATTGTGAGCCGCTTCTGGATTGTAGGTATTCTATTGGCAATTATTACCCTTACTACCCTTAAATTACGCTAA
- a CDS encoding 16S rRNA m(4)C1402 methyltransferase (COG0275 Predicted S-adenosylmethionine-dependent methyltransferase involved in cell envelope biogenesis), producing MSYHEPVMLQETLEGLQLQPNGTYVDLTFGGGGHSKAILQQLEEGGRLFAFDQDDDARQQAAAITDPRFRFIETNFRHLKRYLKLFGVTAVDGILADLGVSSHQLDEPARGFSTRFEADLDMRMDRASSLTASEIVNTYPERELHKILGMYGEVKNAKSLAAALVASRINTPIRTVSEFKEVLNKYAPRGKEFKYQAQVFQALRIEVNDELQALEEMLEQTAEVLRPGGRLVVMSYHSLEDRLVKHFMAKGKFSGEAEKDFYGNMQRPLEPVTRKPVEPSAEEIVRNNRARSARLRVAEKL from the coding sequence ATGTCCTACCACGAGCCGGTAATGCTTCAGGAAACGCTGGAAGGATTACAGCTGCAGCCAAACGGTACCTACGTAGATCTTACTTTTGGTGGCGGTGGCCATAGCAAAGCTATTCTTCAGCAGCTGGAAGAAGGGGGGCGGTTGTTTGCTTTCGATCAGGACGATGATGCCCGCCAGCAGGCTGCTGCTATCACAGATCCCCGCTTCAGGTTTATAGAAACCAATTTCAGGCACCTAAAGCGATACTTAAAGCTTTTTGGCGTTACGGCGGTAGATGGCATCCTGGCAGATTTGGGAGTTTCCTCCCACCAGCTCGACGAGCCGGCACGTGGATTTTCCACCCGTTTCGAAGCTGATCTGGACATGCGGATGGACAGGGCTAGCAGCCTGACAGCCAGTGAAATAGTAAATACATATCCGGAGCGTGAGCTGCATAAAATACTGGGCATGTACGGCGAGGTAAAGAATGCAAAGTCGCTTGCGGCAGCTCTTGTGGCAAGTCGCATCAATACTCCTATTCGAACAGTAAGTGAATTCAAGGAGGTATTGAACAAATATGCCCCCAGGGGCAAAGAATTTAAATACCAGGCTCAGGTGTTTCAGGCCCTGCGCATTGAGGTAAATGACGAGCTGCAGGCATTGGAAGAAATGCTGGAGCAGACGGCAGAAGTGTTAAGGCCTGGAGGAAGGCTGGTGGTGATGAGCTACCATTCGCTGGAAGACAGGCTGGTAAAGCACTTTATGGCAAAGGGTAAATTTTCGGGCGAAGCCGAAAAGGATTTCTATGGAAATATGCAACGGCCGCTGGAGCCGGTAACCCGAAAGCCGGTAGAGCCCTCTGCTGAGGAGATAGTCAGAAATAACAGAGCAAGAAGTGCACGTTTGCGCGTGGCAGAAAAATTATAA
- a CDS encoding peptidoglycan glycosyltransferase (COG0768 Cell division protein FtsI/penicillin-binding protein 2) → MKIKQSMLLRVRIAFLFVFLFGAAIIYRIFDLQMLQGNKWRKVAASTSLQYRTIKATRGNIYSDNGSLLATSLPFYRVCMDPTIAKEELYKQNIDSLALMLSRFFGDRSKEEYKHRINDARRSKRQYLIVNRLQIGYQDKKQMEKWPLFREGKYKGGVIFEKVEKRFKPFSTLANRTVGYINESASGAGLEYSFNEQLMGKHGEALFRRVAGGSWQPVFVETEKRPVEGLDIVSTLDVNLQDVAESSLLRHLQYHNADRGCVVVMEVKTGHVKAMANLSRNASGYYAESYNLAVGQHGLREPGSTFKLASMIALFEDTNLKLTDTVDTGNGLQRFYKEVIRDHKPGGYGKITIEEAFAKSSNIAVAKLVDAHFGLKPQRFMDYIRQMGLTEPLGFQLKGEGLPKFPPQQKWSGITLPWMAYGYGFEITPLQTLAFYNAVANDGKMMRPMLVSAIRRADRLEQEFQPQVMQEKICSAQTLESVRKMLEGVVEHGTANNIRNSHYPIAGKTGTAQTLENGKYAKKYYTSFVGYFPADRPKYSAIVVIDNPKGYNQYGSDVAAPVFKEIADKVYARDLEMHPPYVPSPLIDPGFPVVQSGYMPELFELSKRFGLAYKTPIAEDWVKAQVDSAAIDWKPRSTEVGRIPDVRGMTLRDALYLLENKGVEVRFSGHGRVLRQSQEPGSRALKGSYITLTLG, encoded by the coding sequence ATGAAGATTAAGCAGTCCATGCTCCTGCGGGTACGCATTGCCTTCCTCTTTGTCTTTTTGTTTGGGGCAGCAATCATTTACCGCATTTTCGACCTGCAAATGCTGCAGGGAAACAAGTGGCGCAAGGTAGCGGCATCTACCAGTTTGCAGTACCGCACCATTAAAGCCACCAGGGGAAATATTTATTCTGATAATGGAAGCCTGCTGGCTACTTCGCTGCCCTTTTACCGGGTGTGCATGGACCCCACCATTGCCAAAGAAGAACTGTACAAGCAAAATATAGATTCACTGGCCCTTATGCTGTCGCGCTTTTTTGGCGACCGCAGCAAGGAAGAGTACAAGCACCGCATTAATGATGCACGCCGCAGCAAGCGGCAGTACCTGATCGTAAACCGGCTGCAGATCGGCTACCAGGATAAAAAACAGATGGAGAAGTGGCCGCTTTTCCGCGAAGGCAAATACAAGGGCGGCGTTATTTTTGAAAAGGTTGAAAAACGGTTTAAGCCTTTCTCTACCCTGGCAAACCGTACGGTTGGCTATATCAACGAATCAGCATCCGGCGCCGGCTTAGAGTATAGCTTCAATGAGCAGCTGATGGGCAAGCATGGGGAGGCACTCTTCAGGCGTGTGGCCGGTGGTAGCTGGCAGCCTGTTTTTGTAGAAACCGAAAAGCGGCCTGTAGAAGGGCTTGATATTGTTTCTACCCTGGATGTTAACCTGCAGGACGTGGCAGAATCTTCGCTGCTGCGCCACTTACAGTACCACAATGCCGATAGGGGTTGTGTGGTGGTAATGGAGGTGAAAACCGGGCATGTAAAGGCAATGGCTAACCTTAGCCGCAATGCATCTGGTTACTATGCCGAAAGCTACAACCTGGCCGTAGGGCAGCATGGTCTGCGGGAGCCGGGTTCTACCTTTAAGCTGGCCAGCATGATTGCCCTGTTCGAAGACACTAATTTAAAACTTACCGACACTGTCGATACCGGAAATGGCTTGCAGCGCTTCTACAAAGAAGTTATCCGCGACCATAAGCCAGGCGGCTATGGAAAGATCACTATCGAAGAGGCTTTTGCTAAATCATCGAACATAGCCGTAGCCAAACTGGTAGATGCCCATTTTGGCCTTAAGCCACAGCGCTTCATGGATTACATCAGGCAAATGGGCCTGACTGAGCCGCTGGGCTTTCAGCTGAAAGGAGAGGGCCTGCCTAAGTTTCCGCCCCAGCAAAAATGGAGTGGTATTACCCTGCCCTGGATGGCCTACGGTTATGGCTTTGAGATTACCCCCCTGCAAACCCTGGCTTTTTACAATGCAGTAGCCAACGACGGTAAAATGATGCGCCCCATGCTGGTTTCGGCCATTCGCAGGGCTGATCGTCTGGAGCAGGAGTTTCAGCCTCAGGTAATGCAGGAGAAGATCTGCTCTGCCCAGACACTGGAGAGTGTGCGCAAAATGCTGGAAGGTGTGGTGGAGCATGGTACGGCCAATAACATCCGCAACAGCCATTACCCCATTGCCGGTAAAACCGGTACGGCACAAACCCTGGAGAACGGAAAGTACGCTAAAAAGTACTATACCTCATTTGTAGGGTATTTCCCGGCCGACAGGCCTAAATACAGTGCCATTGTAGTAATTGATAATCCGAAAGGATACAACCAGTATGGCAGCGATGTGGCAGCACCGGTGTTCAAGGAGATTGCCGATAAGGTATATGCCCGCGACCTGGAGATGCACCCGCCCTATGTACCATCCCCGCTGATCGATCCTGGTTTTCCGGTGGTGCAGTCGGGTTACATGCCCGAGTTGTTTGAGCTGAGCAAAAGGTTTGGGCTGGCTTATAAAACACCAATTGCCGAAGATTGGGTGAAAGCCCAGGTAGACAGTGCTGCCATTGACTGGAAACCACGCTCTACAGAAGTAGGCCGCATACCCGATGTACGGGGCATGACCCTGCGCGATGCCTTGTACCTGCTGGAAAATAAAGGGGTGGAGGTGCGGTTTTCGGGCCATGGCCGGGTGTTGCGGCAATCGCAGGAGCCGGGCAGCAGAGCCCTAAAAGGAAGTTATATTACGTTAACACTTGGATAA
- a CDS encoding UDP-N-acetylmuramoylalanine--D-glutamate ligase (COG0771 UDP-N-acetylmuramoylalanine-D-glutamate ligase), whose protein sequence is MSRKEQIVVLGGGESGTGAALLAAQKGYAVFLSEKGQLTDAYRQQLVERGIPFEEGAHSAEQILRADKVIKSPGIPDTASMVVQLREKGVPVIDELSFALGYTRAKVIAITGTNGKTTTTLLTYHLLKEAGLKVGLAGNVGYSLSALLAAGNEYDWLVLEVSSFQLDGMPGFRPNTGILLNITPDHLDRYNHKFEHYVASKLQLCRSMTEEDALIFNAEDPVLLSALQAQPSKGQLLPVAGPGIEAAANLDEEWIRIKGPVRDTLYPHNDIVLRGRHNYLNTACAVLAAYRAGVSEASIRLSLLSFKNAPHRLEKVGEAGGVEWVNDSKATNVDAAWYALDAMQKPIVWIAGGVDKGNDYDQLAPLVRQKVKALVCMGKDNEKLLRYFDGIVPNLYSSSSLEEAMQTAAAAAQPGDVVLLAPACASFDLFKNYVDRGNQFRQKVEEFKNSR, encoded by the coding sequence ATGAGCAGAAAAGAACAGATTGTGGTTTTGGGCGGTGGCGAAAGCGGCACTGGTGCTGCTTTACTGGCTGCCCAAAAAGGCTATGCAGTCTTTCTTTCTGAAAAAGGCCAGCTGACAGATGCTTACCGGCAGCAGCTGGTAGAAAGGGGTATTCCTTTCGAGGAGGGTGCTCATTCTGCAGAACAGATACTTAGGGCTGATAAAGTAATTAAAAGCCCGGGAATACCGGATACGGCATCCATGGTGGTGCAGCTTCGGGAAAAAGGGGTGCCGGTGATAGATGAGCTATCCTTTGCACTTGGCTATACCCGTGCAAAAGTAATTGCCATAACAGGTACCAATGGCAAGACTACCACCACGCTGCTCACTTACCATTTGCTGAAAGAAGCAGGGCTCAAAGTAGGGCTGGCTGGCAATGTGGGCTACAGTTTGTCTGCTTTGCTGGCCGCCGGCAATGAGTACGACTGGCTGGTGCTGGAGGTAAGCTCTTTTCAACTGGATGGAATGCCCGGCTTCAGGCCAAATACCGGCATCCTGCTCAATATCACCCCTGATCACCTGGATCGGTATAACCACAAATTTGAGCATTATGTAGCTTCCAAGCTGCAGCTTTGCCGCTCCATGACAGAAGAGGATGCGCTGATCTTCAATGCCGAAGACCCGGTATTGCTATCGGCGCTGCAGGCGCAGCCTTCAAAAGGGCAGTTACTACCGGTTGCCGGCCCCGGTATAGAAGCAGCAGCGAATCTGGATGAAGAGTGGATCAGGATAAAAGGACCGGTAAGAGATACCCTGTATCCCCATAACGATATTGTACTGCGCGGCCGCCACAATTACCTGAATACCGCCTGCGCTGTACTGGCAGCCTATCGTGCCGGCGTTTCTGAAGCTTCTATCAGGCTATCACTGCTAAGCTTTAAAAATGCGCCGCACCGACTTGAAAAAGTAGGCGAAGCAGGAGGGGTAGAATGGGTGAACGATTCAAAGGCAACCAATGTAGATGCTGCCTGGTATGCACTGGATGCCATGCAGAAACCAATTGTTTGGATTGCAGGTGGTGTAGACAAAGGCAATGATTACGATCAGCTGGCACCGCTGGTGCGCCAGAAGGTAAAAGCCTTGGTATGTATGGGAAAAGATAATGAAAAACTACTGAGGTATTTTGATGGCATCGTGCCTAACTTGTATAGCAGCAGCAGTCTGGAAGAAGCCATGCAAACAGCAGCAGCGGCCGCACAGCCAGGCGATGTAGTGCTGCTGGCGCCGGCCTGCGCCAGTTTTGATCTTTTCAAAAATTATGTTGACAGAGGCAATCAGTTCAGGCAGAAAGTAGAAGAATTTAAGAATAGCAGATAG
- a CDS encoding geranylgeranyl pyrophosphate synthase (COG0142 Geranylgeranyl pyrophosphate synthase), which yields MSISLDQIQAPIAAEMQAFEQKFRASMRTRVLLLDKIMRYIVKRKGKQMRPMFVFLSAGTAGGKIDEATYRGASLIELLHTATLVHDDVVDDASHRRGFFSVNALWKNKIAVLVGDYLLSRGLLLSVDNGDFNLLKIVSTAVREMSEGELLQIEKARLMDITEEVYYDIICKKTASLIASCCAAGAASVGAGAEIIERMRLFGEKVGMAFQIKDDLFDYGEEEIGKPVGIDIKERKMTLPLIYALKKSSWMDRRMVVYKVKNQSHRPKKVREVIDFVKKSGGIQYAEEVMKRYMEEAMQLLSAMPDSDYKTSLQQLVIYTIERNK from the coding sequence ATGTCCATCTCTCTAGACCAAATACAAGCCCCCATTGCGGCAGAAATGCAGGCTTTCGAGCAAAAATTCCGTGCTTCCATGCGCACACGGGTACTTTTGCTTGATAAAATCATGCGCTACATTGTAAAGCGCAAGGGAAAGCAGATGCGCCCAATGTTTGTATTTTTAAGTGCAGGCACTGCAGGCGGTAAAATAGATGAGGCTACTTATCGCGGGGCTTCCCTGATTGAATTACTGCATACAGCCACCCTGGTACACGATGATGTGGTGGATGATGCCAGCCATCGCAGGGGATTTTTTTCTGTTAATGCTCTCTGGAAAAACAAAATTGCCGTTTTGGTAGGCGATTACCTCCTGAGCCGGGGGCTGCTACTAAGCGTAGATAACGGAGATTTTAATCTGCTCAAAATCGTATCGACAGCCGTGAGGGAAATGAGCGAGGGTGAGCTGCTGCAGATAGAAAAGGCTCGCCTGATGGATATCACCGAGGAGGTTTACTACGATATCATCTGCAAGAAAACTGCCAGCCTGATTGCTTCCTGCTGCGCTGCCGGCGCTGCCTCTGTAGGGGCCGGTGCAGAGATCATAGAACGTATGCGCCTGTTTGGAGAAAAAGTCGGTATGGCCTTTCAGATCAAGGACGACTTATTTGATTATGGCGAGGAAGAAATAGGGAAGCCTGTAGGCATAGACATCAAGGAGCGTAAAATGACGCTGCCACTCATTTATGCTCTGAAAAAATCCTCCTGGATGGACAGGCGTATGGTTGTTTACAAGGTAAAAAACCAGAGCCACAGACCTAAAAAAGTCCGTGAGGTGATTGATTTCGTCAAAAAGTCCGGAGGCATTCAGTATGCAGAAGAGGTGATGAAGCGATATATGGAAGAAGCCATGCAGCTCCTGTCGGCCATGCCCGATTCTGACTACAAAACCTCCCTGCAGCAACTGGTGATCTACACCATTGAGCGGAACAAGTAG